Proteins encoded together in one Cataglyphis hispanica isolate Lineage 1 chromosome 17, ULB_Chis1_1.0, whole genome shotgun sequence window:
- the LOC126856011 gene encoding uncharacterized protein LOC126856011 — protein sequence MGKGDKRGIAQRSDGASTNLVGKFTQSVRRIVQDVKDEGTSSGQTKEEVIETNERLRVVRIRLDGSYDTAKRALVELMCKYTDSKQVRNVFQRYNLLKVMIKDVIKLETQYWTLVDIPRQEKQETVPAFVLRACSIMEKTHKSGEGVKTSARLAEEAETKRERIERLESMTTAQIEAENTQMTNDLYRLLKKYTGLRNLIKELKEEYNSSKVYPMFPRYTILKDMIKDIMHNPDYMEVCHEVDQA from the exons CCAGCACCAATCTCGTCGGCAAATTCACGCAGAGCGTTCGAAGGATCGTCCAGGACGTGAAGGATGAAGGCACTTCCA GTGGGCAAACGAAGGAGGAGGTGATCGAGACGAACGAGAGGCTGAGAGTCGTCAGGATACGCCTGGACGGCAGCTACGACACCGCCAAGAGAGCCCTCGTCGAACTGATGTGCAAGTACACCGACAGCAAGCAAGTCCGCAACGTGTTTCAGCGTTACAATCTCCTCAAAGTTATGATCAAG GACGTAATTAAGCTGGAGACGCAGTATTGGACGCTGGTGGATATACCGAGGCAGGAGAAGCAGGAGACCGTGCCCGCCTTCGTCTTGCGTGCCTGCTCCATCATGGAGAAGACCCATAAGAGCGGGGAAGGCGTGAAAACGTCGGCGCGCCTCGCCGAGGAAGCCGAGACCAAGAGGGAGCGTATCGAGAGACTGGAGA GTATGACGACGGCGCAAATCGAAGCGGAAAACACCCAAATGACCAATGATCTGTACAGATTATTGAAGAAATACACGGGTCTCAGGAATCTCATCAAAGAGTTGAAA GAGGAGTACAACAGCTCGAAGGTGTATCCGATGTTCCCGCGTTACACGATACTGAAGGATATGATAAAGGACATAATGCACAACCCGGACTACATGGAGGTCTGTCACGAGGTGGACCAAGCATAG
- the LOC126856009 gene encoding dnaJ homolog subfamily C member 8, with the protein MAATDSSLSSENPAKKEDEFNEFYTEVKEIEKRDSVLTPKQQIDRLLRPGSSYFNLNPFEVLQIDPSTAIDEIKKKYRRMSILVHPDKNQEDAERAQQAFEIVNKAWKTLENEETRSKCMDVIEEAKARTDHMIAEKKKKLKKEGKSENSTPTLLEEETEEGYRHAVWVMTMKLFADMERRRRELATRDAEQRKRKREEELSAEAQAALEREWQRNFEESRQSRVDSWKAFQSGTSATKQKKAKKLKAFRPPKTKAESR; encoded by the exons ATGGCCGCCACCGACTCGAGTTTATCTAGTGAAAATCCCGCCAAGAAGGAGGATGAATTCAACGAATTTTACACGGAG GTTAAAGAAATCGAGAAAAGAGACTCTGTGCTGACACCTAAACAACAAATTGATAGATTATTACGACCTGGATCATCTTACTTTAATTTGAATCCATTTGAAGTTTTACAGATTGATCCAAGTACAGCGATAGATGAAATCAAAAAGAAATACCGTCGT atgTCAATTTTGGTGCATCCCGATAAAAATCAGGAAGATGCAGAGAGAGCGCAGCAGGCATTTGAaa TTGTTAATAAAGCGTGGAAAACTTTGGAAAATGAGGAAACCAGATCAAAATGTATGGACGTCATTGAAGAGGCAAAGGCTCGGACTGATCACATG ATtgcagaaaagaagaaaaagctgaagaaagaaggaaaatcaGAGAATTCAACTCCGACACTTTTGGAAGAAGAAACTGAGGAGGGTTACAGACATGCAGTCTGGGTTATGACGATGAAGTTGTTTGCCGATATGGAGCGAAGAAg ACGGGAATTAGCCACTAGAGATGCAGAACAGCGCAAAAGAAAACGCGAAGAGGAATTATCAGCAGAAGCTCAGGCGGCGTTAGAACGCGAATGGCAACGAAACTTTGAGGAATCTAGACAATCACGTGTCGATAGCTGGAAAGCGTTCCAATCCGGTACCAGTGccacaaaacaaaaaaaagcgaaaaagcTGAAGGCCTTTAGGCCGCCGAAGACGAAGGCGGAATCGCGATAA